In Deltaproteobacteria bacterium GWC2_55_46, a single window of DNA contains:
- a CDS encoding phosphoenolpyruvate--protein phosphotransferase, translating into MTDPKKQVILMKGIGVSSGIVIGKTYIIERGKVEPAQFCYLDPSETEREIERFKAALRASRDQLMRIKHRMEQDGKGKEHIRIIDAHLMILKDNMLINDTVKVISEQKVNAEWALKTVLKEVMEYFEKMEDPYLKERAVDIEHLVDRVLLNLMGKKHESVAAINEPVIVVAHDLAPTDTAQMVKGTVLGFLTDVGGKTSHTAIMARSLEIPAVVGLESITRKAESGDTIIVDGTTGTVIINPSESVVEVYKRRRERYENYGRALFHYKDLPSETTDGRRVRLMGNMEIVEEIDALLEHGTEGIGLYRTEFLYLNRKDLPTEDEHVKAYRQVARKMAPHPVVIRTLDIGGDKFLAGTEGPKEANPAMGLRAIRFCLKNMDIFKTQLRGILRASAHGDIKVMFPMISGIEEIRRSKQVLEECKRELKAEGKAFNHDIEVGVMIEVPSAAMIADLIVKEVKFISIGTNDLLQYSLAIDRVNEHVAYLYEPFHPAVLRMIKGVAEAANKAGVSVSVCGEMAGEPEYALILLGFGVDQLSMNAYSILRVKRLIRSISFAEARKICKNILGFATAKDVEGYINMKLPGLYKEEFWS; encoded by the coding sequence ATGACTGACCCGAAAAAACAGGTCATATTGATGAAGGGCATAGGCGTGTCTTCCGGCATCGTCATCGGGAAGACCTATATCATTGAGCGCGGCAAGGTCGAGCCGGCCCAGTTCTGCTACCTTGACCCTTCCGAGACCGAGCGCGAGATAGAGCGGTTCAAGGCCGCCCTCAGGGCGTCCAGGGACCAGCTCATGCGGATAAAGCACCGGATGGAGCAGGACGGCAAGGGCAAGGAGCACATCCGCATAATCGACGCCCATCTCATGATCCTCAAGGACAACATGCTCATAAATGACACGGTCAAGGTCATAAGCGAGCAGAAGGTCAACGCCGAATGGGCCCTTAAGACCGTGCTCAAGGAGGTCATGGAGTACTTCGAGAAGATGGAAGACCCTTATCTCAAGGAGCGCGCGGTCGATATAGAGCACCTTGTGGACAGGGTGCTCCTTAACCTCATGGGGAAAAAGCACGAGTCGGTTGCCGCCATAAACGAGCCGGTCATCGTGGTAGCCCACGACCTCGCCCCGACGGACACGGCCCAGATGGTCAAGGGCACCGTGCTGGGCTTTCTGACCGACGTCGGCGGAAAGACCTCTCACACGGCCATCATGGCCAGGTCGTTGGAGATCCCGGCCGTAGTGGGCCTTGAGTCTATCACCCGCAAGGCGGAAAGCGGCGACACCATCATCGTGGACGGGACCACCGGGACCGTCATCATAAACCCGTCCGAGAGCGTGGTAGAGGTCTACAAGAGGAGGAGGGAGCGCTACGAGAACTACGGCAGGGCGCTTTTCCACTACAAGGACCTGCCCAGCGAGACGACCGACGGCAGAAGGGTCAGGCTCATGGGCAATATGGAGATAGTCGAGGAGATAGACGCGCTCCTTGAGCACGGGACCGAGGGCATAGGCCTGTACAGGACAGAGTTCCTTTACCTCAACAGGAAAGACCTCCCCACAGAGGACGAGCATGTCAAGGCCTACCGCCAGGTCGCCAGGAAGATGGCGCCGCACCCGGTGGTCATAAGGACCCTCGATATCGGCGGAGACAAGTTCCTTGCGGGTACCGAGGGGCCCAAGGAGGCGAACCCGGCGATGGGGCTTCGCGCGATAAGGTTCTGCCTCAAGAACATGGACATATTCAAGACCCAGCTCCGGGGGATCTTGAGGGCGAGCGCCCACGGTGACATAAAGGTGATGTTCCCGATGATATCCGGCATAGAGGAGATCCGGCGCTCGAAGCAGGTGCTCGAGGAGTGCAAAAGGGAGCTTAAGGCCGAGGGCAAGGCCTTCAACCACGATATAGAAGTGGGCGTGATGATAGAGGTGCCGTCAGCCGCCATGATAGCCGACCTCATCGTCAAGGAGGTGAAGTTCATCTCCATAGGGACGAACGACCTCCTGCAGTACTCGCTTGCTATAGACAGGGTCAACGAGCATGTGGCGTACCTCTATGAACCTTTCCACCCGGCTGTCCTCCGGATGATCAAGGGTGTGGCCGAGGCGGCGAACAAGGCAGGAGTGAGCGTGAGCGTGTGCGGGGAGATGGCCGGAGAGCCCGAGTACGCCCTTATACTTCTTGGCTTCGGGGTGGATCAGCTCTCGATGAACGCCTATTCGATCCTGAGGGTAAAAAGGCTTATACGGTCAATAAGCTTCGCCGAGGCCAGAAAGATATGCAAGAACATACTGGGCTTCGCTACGGCCAAGGACGTGGAAGGCTACATCAACATGAAGCTCCCCGGACTGTACAAGGAAGAGTTCTGGAGCTAA
- a CDS encoding ferredoxin, with translation MRYLEAVCTLGYDTEKCKGCGLCADVCPHGVFVMADKRARLTDRDLCMECGACMRNCEHGAIKVKTGVGCAAALIRGMVTGDVSCGCGSEADNGDNGKGACC, from the coding sequence ATGAGGTATCTGGAAGCTGTTTGTACCCTTGGGTATGATACGGAAAAATGCAAGGGCTGCGGACTTTGCGCCGATGTCTGCCCTCATGGGGTGTTCGTCATGGCGGATAAAAGGGCAAGGCTGACCGATAGGGACCTTTGCATGGAATGCGGCGCCTGCATGAGGAATTGCGAGCACGGGGCCATCAAGGTCAAAACCGGAGTCGGCTGCGCCGCTGCGCTTATAAGGGGAATGGTAACTGGTGATGTCTCGTGCGGCTGCGGAAGTGAGGCGGATAATGGTGATAATGGCAAAGGGGCGTGCTGCTGA
- a CDS encoding RNase adaptor protein RapZ: MRLVVLSGPSGSGKSTAIKALEDLGYYCVDNMPVALLPRFMELLARSGEIARVAAVIDVREREFLKDVTPVFSELKAAGCLLEVMYLEASDEVLARRFSETRRRHPLAAEESPLEGITRERDLLKEIKAHADRVFDTTEFNVHELRDLVKEIYSGPLAREKMALNLISFGYRYGVPTDADIIMDVRFLPNPYFVSSLQRLDGLDKSVSEYILSRDEAREFILRFSEFLGYLVPLYWKEGKSYLTVAIGCTGGRHRSVAIVEALSEGLGSEMVLVRKRHRDINK; the protein is encoded by the coding sequence ATAAGGCTTGTTGTCTTAAGCGGACCGTCCGGGTCGGGCAAGAGCACGGCCATAAAGGCGCTCGAGGACCTTGGGTACTACTGCGTCGACAATATGCCGGTGGCCCTGCTTCCCAGGTTCATGGAGCTTCTGGCCCGCTCAGGCGAGATAGCCAGGGTCGCCGCCGTCATAGACGTAAGGGAGCGCGAATTCCTGAAGGACGTAACGCCGGTATTTTCCGAGCTTAAGGCGGCTGGCTGCCTCCTTGAGGTCATGTACCTGGAGGCCTCCGACGAGGTCCTGGCAAGGAGGTTCAGCGAGACCCGCAGAAGGCACCCGCTCGCCGCTGAGGAGAGCCCGCTTGAGGGGATAACCAGGGAGAGGGACCTCCTGAAGGAGATCAAGGCCCACGCCGACAGGGTCTTTGACACCACGGAGTTCAACGTCCATGAGCTACGAGACCTCGTAAAGGAGATATACTCCGGGCCGCTTGCGAGGGAGAAGATGGCGCTGAACCTCATCTCCTTCGGCTACCGCTACGGGGTGCCGACCGACGCGGATATCATCATGGACGTCCGTTTTCTCCCAAACCCGTATTTCGTCAGCTCTTTGCAGCGCCTCGACGGCCTCGATAAAAGCGTAAGCGAGTATATACTTTCCAGGGACGAGGCAAGGGAGTTCATCCTGCGGTTCAGTGAGTTCCTTGGCTATCTCGTCCCGCTTTACTGGAAAGAGGGGAAGTCATATCTGACTGTAGCCATAGGCTGCACCGGCGGCAGGCACAGGTCTGTGGCTATCGTAGAGGCCCTGTCCGAGGGGCTCGGCTCTGAGATGGTCCTGGTGCGGAAAAGGCACAGGGACATAAACAAATAA
- a CDS encoding methionine adenosyltransferase: MPNREYLFTSESVTEGHPDKVADQVSDAILDALLKEDPKSRVACETLVTTGLAMIAGEITTTARIDYQDIVRETIRDIGYTDAAMGFDYKTCAVMVTLDRQSPDIAMGVDSSEAKEQGAGDQGLMFGYACDHTAELMPMPIALAHKITQKLAEVRKKGVLSFIRPDGKSQVTIKYVNGRPAAVDTVVVSSQHSPEVTHAKLKEGIIEEVIKKVVPAELLTSETKYYINPTGKFVVGGPHGDCGLTGRKIIVDTYGGHGSHGGGAFSGKDPSKVDRSASYLARYIAKNVVAAGLATECEVQLAYAIGVADPVSIMVDTFGTEKIPVEKIEDIIKANFRMKPAELILDLKLLRPIYRKTAAYGHFGRTEEGFNWELTDKAEALRKAAGVVA, encoded by the coding sequence ATGCCAAATAGGGAGTATCTTTTCACTTCGGAATCCGTTACCGAAGGACATCCGGATAAAGTAGCCGATCAGGTATCGGACGCCATACTCGATGCCCTGTTGAAGGAAGACCCGAAAAGCAGGGTCGCTTGCGAAACGCTTGTTACGACCGGGCTCGCCATGATAGCCGGCGAGATAACCACCACAGCCCGCATCGATTATCAGGACATAGTAAGGGAGACCATAAGGGACATCGGCTACACCGATGCCGCCATGGGCTTCGATTACAAGACCTGCGCGGTAATGGTCACCCTCGACAGGCAGTCGCCTGATATCGCCATGGGTGTCGACAGCTCTGAGGCGAAGGAGCAGGGCGCCGGCGACCAGGGGCTGATGTTCGGCTATGCCTGCGACCACACCGCCGAGCTCATGCCGATGCCGATAGCCCTCGCGCATAAGATAACCCAGAAGCTCGCCGAGGTGAGGAAGAAGGGGGTGCTCTCCTTCATAAGGCCAGACGGCAAGAGCCAGGTCACCATCAAATACGTAAACGGCAGGCCCGCCGCAGTAGACACGGTGGTCGTCTCGAGCCAACATTCCCCTGAAGTCACTCATGCCAAGCTCAAGGAAGGCATAATCGAGGAAGTCATAAAGAAGGTCGTCCCGGCGGAGCTTCTTACCTCCGAGACCAAATATTACATAAACCCGACCGGCAAGTTCGTCGTGGGCGGCCCGCACGGGGACTGCGGCCTTACAGGCAGGAAGATCATAGTCGATACCTACGGCGGCCATGGCAGCCACGGCGGCGGCGCCTTCTCTGGCAAGGATCCGTCAAAGGTCGACAGGTCCGCATCCTATCTCGCCAGGTACATAGCCAAGAACGTGGTGGCCGCCGGGCTTGCCACAGAGTGCGAAGTCCAGCTCGCGTACGCCATAGGTGTAGCGGACCCGGTCTCCATCATGGTCGACACCTTCGGCACCGAGAAGATACCGGTAGAGAAGATAGAGGATATCATAAAGGCGAACTTCCGCATGAAGCCCGCCGAGCTTATACTGGACCTTAAGCTCCTCCGGCCCATATACAGGAAGACCGCGGCATACGGCCACTTCGGCAGGACCGAGGAGGGCTTCAACTGGGAGCTCACCGACAAGGCCGAGGCGCTCCGCAAGGCCGCGGGCGTAGTCGCCTGA
- a CDS encoding adenosylhomocysteinase has product MDFHVKNIGLSQAGKKRIEWAELDMPVLRKVKENFSKKKPLKGSRLAACLHVTTETANLMITLKAGGANVVLCASNPLSTQDDVAASLVKDYGIPVYAIKGEDNKTYYKHLNAALDTKPNITMDDGADLVSLLHTSRKEAAKNILGSTEETTTGVIRLKSLAANKILKFPVIAVNDACTKHFFDNRYGTGQSTLDGILRATNRLFAGSTFVVCGYGWCGKGVAMRAKGMGANVVVTEIDPLKALEAVMDGFRVMPIADAARIGDMFCTVTGNLNVIRKEHFLKMKDGALVCNSGHFNVELDLAGLKAASKGKRIVRDFVEEYTLKSGKTVCVLGEGRLINLASAEGHPASVMDMSFANQALAADFLVKKGKGLSADVYTVPQEIDKEIARLKLSALGMKIDTLTSEQKKYLASWEMGT; this is encoded by the coding sequence ATGGATTTCCATGTGAAGAATATCGGGCTCAGCCAGGCAGGGAAGAAGAGGATCGAGTGGGCTGAGCTGGACATGCCAGTGCTCAGGAAGGTGAAGGAGAACTTCTCGAAGAAGAAGCCGCTCAAGGGCTCAAGGCTCGCGGCCTGCCTCCACGTCACAACAGAGACGGCCAACCTGATGATAACACTCAAGGCCGGCGGGGCGAACGTTGTTCTTTGCGCCTCCAACCCCCTGAGCACCCAGGACGACGTGGCCGCCTCTCTTGTAAAGGACTACGGCATACCGGTCTACGCCATAAAAGGCGAGGACAACAAGACCTATTATAAGCACCTGAACGCCGCGCTGGACACCAAGCCCAATATAACGATGGACGACGGCGCCGACCTCGTCTCGCTCCTCCATACCAGCAGGAAGGAGGCCGCCAAGAACATCCTCGGCTCAACCGAAGAGACCACTACCGGTGTCATAAGGCTTAAAAGCCTCGCGGCAAACAAGATATTGAAGTTCCCGGTCATAGCCGTGAACGACGCCTGCACGAAGCACTTCTTCGACAACCGCTACGGCACGGGCCAGTCTACGCTCGACGGGATACTTCGCGCCACCAACAGGCTCTTCGCCGGGTCTACCTTCGTCGTCTGCGGTTACGGCTGGTGCGGCAAGGGAGTGGCGATGAGGGCCAAGGGCATGGGCGCCAACGTCGTAGTAACCGAGATCGACCCCTTGAAGGCGCTCGAGGCCGTAATGGACGGCTTCAGGGTGATGCCGATAGCCGACGCCGCCAGGATCGGCGATATGTTCTGCACCGTGACCGGCAACCTGAACGTCATAAGGAAGGAGCACTTCCTCAAGATGAAGGACGGCGCGCTCGTGTGCAACTCGGGCCACTTTAACGTCGAGCTCGACCTCGCCGGCCTCAAGGCCGCGAGCAAGGGCAAAAGGATAGTAAGGGACTTCGTCGAGGAGTATACTCTTAAGAGCGGCAAGACGGTCTGCGTGCTCGGCGAAGGCAGGCTTATAAACCTGGCCTCGGCTGAGGGGCATCCGGCAAGCGTCATGGATATGAGCTTCGCCAACCAGGCGCTGGCCGCCGACTTCCTTGTAAAGAAGGGGAAGGGACTTTCCGCGGACGTCTACACGGTCCCTCAGGAGATAGACAAGGAGATAGCGCGCCTCAAGCTCTCTGCCCTTGGGATGAAGATAGACACCCTCACGAGCGAGCAGAAAAAGTACCTCGCCTCCTGGGAGATGGGCACATAG
- a CDS encoding phosphocarrier protein HPr: protein MESGQGQGLRLEKTFTIKNKLGLHARAASLFVQLANRFDSEILVRRNDQEVNGKSIMGILILAAAQGASITLMVEGVDAHGAMNALGELIDNGFGED, encoded by the coding sequence ATGGAGAGTGGACAGGGGCAGGGTCTCCGCCTTGAAAAGACTTTTACCATAAAGAACAAGCTCGGACTTCACGCGAGGGCGGCCTCGCTTTTCGTGCAGCTTGCCAACAGGTTCGATTCAGAGATACTGGTCCGCAGGAACGACCAGGAGGTGAACGGCAAGAGCATAATGGGCATACTGATACTCGCGGCCGCGCAGGGCGCCAGTATAACCCTTATGGTTGAAGGCGTTGATGCTCATGGCGCCATGAACGCCCTGGGCGAGCTTATAGACAACGGTTTTGGCGAGGATTGA
- a CDS encoding PTS fructose transporter subunit IIA, whose product MRLADVLREEYIITDLEAREKKELLNEMVSVIMVIETELDRDSVLRALLERERLGTTGIGHGVAIPHGRVKGLRDLKVFFGRSRKGVNFDSMDKLPVHLFFLIMAPENSASAHLKVLASISQLLKNQEFRTRLLTADTRSEIYRAIVEAEIRGSVL is encoded by the coding sequence ATGAGACTTGCGGATGTCCTTAGGGAAGAGTACATCATAACAGACCTTGAGGCGCGGGAGAAAAAAGAGCTCCTGAACGAGATGGTCTCCGTTATCATGGTCATAGAGACCGAGCTTGACAGGGACTCAGTCCTGAGGGCCCTTCTCGAGAGGGAAAGGCTTGGGACCACCGGCATAGGCCACGGCGTGGCGATACCGCATGGCAGGGTCAAGGGCTTGAGGGACCTTAAAGTGTTTTTCGGAAGGAGCAGGAAGGGAGTGAACTTCGACTCCATGGACAAGCTGCCTGTTCATCTCTTCTTCCTCATCATGGCGCCGGAGAATTCCGCCTCGGCGCACCTTAAGGTGCTCGCGAGCATCTCTCAACTGCTCAAGAACCAGGAGTTCAGGACCAGGCTCCTTACCGCCGACACGAGATCAGAGATATACAGGGCCATCGTCGAGGCTGAGATAAGGGGCAGCGTTCTGTAA
- a CDS encoding HPr(Ser) kinase/phosphatase, producing the protein MGVPVKELINGEQAERFSLRIIAGEKGFAREVTTSRIQKPGLLLTGLLEELHSDRLQIFGAAEINYLKRLEEDELEAILKVFKPELPAIIVTRDLEPPAFLVDLCMNRNIPLFRTPHTSSVLIELVTKYLEERLAPSTTLHGVLVDVLGVGVLIIGKSGIGKSECALDLVARGYRLVSDDVVIVKRMPPSILFGTSSELIKYHMEIRGLGILNIKDLYGITAIRERKQMDIVVELVKWESETEYDRLGFEENTFNILGVELPYLKVPVSPGRSVATIVEVAARNQILKIMGHHPAKALERELDNAMKGFKH; encoded by the coding sequence ATGGGCGTACCTGTAAAAGAGCTTATAAACGGAGAGCAGGCCGAAAGGTTCAGCCTCCGGATCATCGCGGGGGAAAAGGGTTTTGCCAGGGAGGTGACTACCTCCAGGATACAGAAACCCGGGCTCCTCCTGACCGGCCTTCTCGAAGAGCTTCATTCGGACAGGCTCCAGATATTCGGCGCAGCTGAGATAAACTACCTCAAGCGCCTCGAAGAGGACGAGCTTGAGGCCATCCTCAAGGTCTTTAAGCCCGAGCTTCCCGCCATAATCGTCACGAGGGACCTCGAACCCCCGGCGTTCCTGGTAGACCTTTGCATGAACAGGAATATCCCGCTCTTCAGGACCCCGCATACCTCCTCGGTGCTCATAGAGCTGGTGACGAAGTACCTTGAGGAGAGGCTGGCCCCTTCGACCACGCTTCACGGAGTGCTCGTGGACGTACTTGGCGTCGGGGTCCTTATCATCGGCAAGAGCGGCATCGGCAAGAGCGAGTGCGCCCTTGACCTGGTCGCCCGCGGGTACAGGCTGGTCTCCGACGACGTAGTGATAGTAAAGCGCATGCCCCCCTCGATCCTCTTCGGGACAAGCTCAGAGCTTATAAAGTACCACATGGAGATAAGGGGCCTCGGCATACTGAATATAAAAGACCTGTACGGCATAACAGCCATCAGGGAAAGAAAGCAGATGGACATCGTCGTCGAGCTGGTCAAATGGGAGAGCGAGACCGAATACGACAGGCTCGGGTTCGAGGAGAACACATTCAATATCCTTGGTGTCGAGCTTCCATACCTTAAGGTCCCGGTAAGCCCGGGCAGGAGTGTCGCGACGATAGTAGAGGTGGCGGCGAGGAACCAGATACTCAAGATAATGGGGCATCATCCGGCGAAGGCCCTTGAGCGCGAACTCGACAACGCCATGAAGGGGTTCAAGCATTGA
- a CDS encoding PTS sugar transporter, whose protein sequence is MIGSVIITHGRLAEALLEAAESISGRIEGVRTLSISQSDTAGGIRDVLTAAVKEVDSGSGVVLFTDMFGGTPTNISLSTFEAGRVEVITGVNLPMVLKYVSHRSEKSLEELTILLKDYGQKAIVLAGEMLREKK, encoded by the coding sequence ATGATAGGATCCGTGATAATCACGCATGGCAGGCTTGCCGAGGCCCTCCTGGAAGCGGCTGAATCCATAAGCGGCAGGATAGAAGGCGTAAGGACGCTTTCCATTTCGCAGTCGGATACGGCCGGAGGCATACGGGACGTGCTGACAGCGGCCGTAAAGGAAGTCGACAGCGGAAGCGGGGTGGTGCTCTTTACCGATATGTTCGGCGGCACTCCAACGAACATATCGCTTTCTACCTTCGAGGCCGGAAGGGTAGAGGTCATAACGGGCGTCAACCTCCCGATGGTGCTTAAATACGTGAGCCACAGGTCGGAGAAGAGCCTTGAGGAGCTTACCATTCTTCTCAAGGACTATGGGCAGAAAGCGATAGTCCTCGCCGGAGAGATGCTCAGAGAGAAGAAATAG
- a CDS encoding AbrB family transcriptional regulator: MARKKDGGCCGTDVKRVEGCKVEAVVSVDERGQMVLPKELREKAGIRAGDKLAVATWEKDGEVCCITLVKVEDLVDMLKHRLGPVMREML, translated from the coding sequence ATGGCGAGGAAGAAGGATGGGGGCTGCTGCGGGACTGATGTAAAGAGGGTGGAGGGCTGCAAGGTAGAGGCCGTCGTAAGCGTTGACGAGAGAGGGCAGATGGTGCTGCCAAAAGAGTTGAGGGAGAAGGCCGGCATAAGGGCCGGAGACAAGCTCGCGGTAGCCACATGGGAGAAGGACGGCGAGGTCTGCTGTATCACCCTCGTCAAGGTAGAAGACCTGGTGGATATGCTCAAACACAGGCTCGGCCCTGTCATGAGAGAGATGCTCTGA
- a CDS encoding alanine--tRNA ligase: MKSSDIRKRFLDYFAKKGHTIVPSSGLVPKGDPTLLFTNAGMVQFKGVFLEEETRDYTRAASCQRCMRAGGKHNDLENVGRTARHHTFFEMLGNFSFGDYFKEGAIEFAWEFLAKEMGLPKDRLWVTVFESDDETAGIWKKVAAIPPERIVRLGEKDNFWSMGDTGPCGPCSEILIDQGPHVGCGRPECAVGCDCDRYLELWNLVFMQYDRSAGGKLTGLPKPCIDTGMGLERLSAVMQGKLNNYDSDLFSAIIGKILELSSVKYEANPETDVSIRAIADHARAITFLMADGVLPSNEGRGYVLRRIIRRAARHGRYLGLQEPFLYKVNGAVIESMGAIYPEIVKARDLIARATRGEEERFFETLERGLALLEGEVKALKEMNATVIPGDVAFKLYDTFGFPVDLTADIIRKEGFSVDEDGFGKLMEEQKKTARASWKGLEGKSSSQEFYKSLSSAGLSSEFAGYHMDAVSSRVLCLIKDGQTVDAAFSGEDVEVITGETPFYAESGGQVGDTGVIVGKGFSLKVMDTRRPVNNLIVHYCKIEEGSINVDDTAELAIDIEARNAIRRNHTATHILHAILRKTVGEHVRQAGSLVAPGYFRFDFSHFEPLGADTIRKIEQEANRAILSNREVTTDVLSYTEAVERGALAFFGEKYGDLVRMVQVEGVSAELCGGTHVRRSGDIGIVKVTGESSVAAGVRRIEAVTGEAALAFLNQAEDTLKEASALLKVPRNDVPERIKKLFEEEKELGREIERLKGKEKAGAAGELLESVRKVAGVSVLATKVAGDAKELREMADALRQKLGSGIVVLAAEQDSKALLLAAVTRDLVSRYSAGEIIKRLAPIIGGKGGGKADMAQAGGAQPENIGLAIDQAYRTIEEL, encoded by the coding sequence ATGAAGTCATCAGACATCAGAAAACGTTTTCTGGATTACTTCGCGAAAAAGGGCCACACGATAGTGCCGTCGTCCGGCCTTGTGCCAAAAGGCGACCCAACCCTCCTCTTCACGAACGCTGGAATGGTCCAGTTCAAGGGGGTCTTCCTCGAAGAGGAGACAAGGGATTATACAAGGGCTGCGTCATGCCAGAGGTGCATGAGGGCGGGTGGCAAGCACAACGACCTCGAAAACGTCGGCAGGACCGCCAGGCACCACACATTCTTCGAGATGCTCGGCAACTTCTCATTCGGCGACTATTTCAAGGAAGGCGCCATAGAGTTCGCCTGGGAGTTCCTTGCAAAGGAGATGGGCCTCCCCAAGGACAGGCTCTGGGTAACGGTATTCGAGAGCGACGACGAGACCGCCGGGATATGGAAGAAGGTAGCCGCCATCCCTCCTGAGCGTATAGTAAGGCTCGGGGAGAAGGACAACTTCTGGTCGATGGGAGATACCGGCCCCTGCGGCCCGTGCTCCGAGATACTGATAGACCAGGGGCCTCATGTCGGCTGCGGAAGGCCGGAATGCGCCGTAGGGTGCGACTGCGACAGGTACCTGGAGCTTTGGAACCTGGTCTTCATGCAGTACGACAGGAGCGCCGGTGGGAAGCTTACCGGGCTGCCTAAACCATGCATAGACACCGGCATGGGCCTTGAGCGCCTTTCAGCAGTCATGCAGGGCAAGCTCAACAACTACGACAGCGATCTTTTCTCGGCTATCATAGGGAAGATTCTGGAGCTGTCTTCGGTCAAATACGAAGCAAACCCTGAAACAGACGTATCCATAAGGGCGATAGCCGACCACGCGAGGGCGATAACATTCCTCATGGCCGACGGGGTGTTGCCGAGTAACGAAGGCCGTGGCTACGTGCTCCGGAGGATAATCAGGAGGGCGGCCCGCCACGGAAGGTATCTGGGGCTACAGGAGCCTTTCCTTTACAAGGTGAACGGGGCGGTAATCGAATCGATGGGGGCGATCTATCCGGAGATAGTAAAGGCCAGGGACCTCATCGCCAGGGCCACCAGGGGCGAGGAGGAACGCTTCTTTGAGACACTGGAGCGCGGCCTCGCCCTCCTTGAAGGAGAGGTAAAGGCCCTGAAGGAGATGAACGCGACGGTAATACCAGGCGACGTCGCCTTCAAGCTCTACGACACCTTCGGCTTCCCTGTGGACCTTACCGCCGACATAATAAGGAAAGAAGGCTTCTCAGTCGATGAGGACGGCTTCGGCAAGCTCATGGAAGAGCAGAAGAAGACGGCACGGGCCTCATGGAAGGGGCTTGAAGGCAAGTCCTCCTCGCAGGAGTTCTACAAGAGCCTCTCTTCAGCCGGGCTCTCATCTGAGTTCGCCGGCTACCACATGGACGCCGTCTCCTCAAGGGTCCTCTGCCTTATTAAGGACGGACAGACGGTAGACGCGGCCTTCTCCGGCGAAGATGTCGAGGTCATAACCGGCGAGACGCCTTTTTACGCCGAATCAGGCGGACAGGTTGGAGACACGGGCGTGATCGTCGGCAAGGGCTTCAGCCTCAAGGTAATGGACACGAGAAGGCCGGTAAATAACCTCATAGTCCACTATTGCAAGATCGAGGAAGGCTCGATAAACGTAGACGACACGGCTGAGCTGGCGATAGATATAGAAGCCAGGAACGCAATACGCAGGAATCACACCGCCACGCACATACTCCACGCCATACTGAGAAAGACAGTAGGCGAGCACGTCAGACAGGCAGGCTCTCTCGTGGCCCCAGGCTACTTCAGGTTCGACTTCAGCCACTTCGAGCCGCTGGGGGCTGACACGATAAGAAAGATCGAGCAGGAGGCGAACAGGGCCATCCTTTCAAACAGGGAGGTCACGACAGACGTCCTCTCCTACACCGAAGCCGTAGAAAGGGGGGCGCTCGCGTTTTTCGGAGAGAAATACGGCGACCTCGTGCGCATGGTGCAGGTCGAGGGAGTAAGCGCCGAGCTATGCGGCGGGACTCATGTGAGGAGGAGCGGCGATATCGGTATCGTCAAGGTCACAGGTGAAAGCTCGGTAGCCGCTGGCGTAAGAAGAATAGAGGCCGTGACCGGAGAAGCTGCCCTCGCGTTCCTCAACCAGGCCGAGGATACGCTTAAGGAAGCGTCGGCGCTCCTTAAGGTGCCCAGGAACGACGTGCCTGAGAGGATAAAAAAGCTCTTCGAGGAAGAAAAAGAGCTTGGCAGAGAGATAGAGCGCCTCAAAGGCAAGGAGAAGGCAGGAGCCGCTGGAGAGCTCTTGGAATCTGTGCGCAAGGTGGCTGGCGTGAGCGTTCTCGCCACGAAGGTCGCCGGCGACGCCAAAGAGCTACGCGAGATGGCTGATGCCCTGAGGCAGAAACTCGGAAGCGGCATAGTCGTTCTCGCGGCCGAGCAGGACTCCAAGGCGCTGCTCCTTGCTGCCGTTACAAGGGACCTGGTATCACGCTACAGCGCCGGAGAGATAATAAAGAGGCTCGCGCCAATAATAGGCGGCAAAGGCGGCGGAAAGGCCGATATGGCGCAGGCCGGCGGGGCTCAACCCGAAAATATCGGCCTGGCTATCGATCAGGCGTACAGGACGATAGAAGAGCTGTAA